The sequence TAATATTAAGAGTTTCCGGGGGGACAAGTATGGTGGGAAAAGATCTTGCAAATGAAGGCATAACTACTTCAATTGAAGAAATAATCAGGCTTAATGTATCAGCCGTAGGGGTTTCAATATTTGTCGGTACTGATTACGAAAAACAAACGCTATTGAATCTTTCAAATCTTGTAAATGAATGTGAAAACTACGGTATTCCTGTCATGGCGGTTACCGCCGTTGGCAAGGAAACCGCCAAAATGGAAGCACGCTATCTTGCCTTAAGTTGCCGCATAGCGGCAGAACTGGGGGCAAAGGTAGTTAAAACTTATTGGTGTGAAAAAGATTTTGAAAAAGTTGTACAAGGCTGTCCCGTCCCAGTTGTTATGGCAGGAGGGCCCAAATGCGAGTCTGAGCTTCAAGTGTTTGAATTCGTCTATGACGGCCTACAAAAAGGTTCGATAGGCATAAATCTCGGAAGAAACGTCTGGCAAAATTCAAAACCTGTTGCTATGGCTAAGGCTCTCCAAGCCATCGTACACAGGAATTCTACTCCGAAAGAAGCATTAGAAATATACAAAGCAGGTTAAGAATGCAGCAGGTTTAGGTTGAGTGAAATATATGTTTTTCTTAACCTCAACCTCAACATGGTGTTATAAAGTGAGGAAGTTATGAGAGTGGCAATGTATTATAATAACAAAGACATAAGAATTGAGGAAATGCCCAAACCGAAAATAGGCTCTGGAGAAGTGCTTGTAAAAGTTATAGCCAGCGGCATCTGTGGAAGCGACGTTATGGAATGGTATAGGATAAAAAAAGCTCCGCTTGTTCTAGGCCATGAAATTTCGGGGGAGATTGTTGAAACCGGCAAAGATGTTAAAAAATATAAAGTAGGCGACAGAGTTTTCGTATCGCATCATATTCCCTGTAATACCTGCAGATATTGCCTTACAGGGCATTATACCGCATGCGAAACTTTGCATACAACAAACTATGATCCCGGCGGTTTTGCCGAATTCATTAGGGTTCCTTCATTGAACGTTGACCGCGGCATTTTTTTATTGCCGGAAGAAGTTTCTTTTGAGGAAGGCGTTTTTATTGAACCATTAGCCTGTGTAATAAGAGGCCAGAGAGTATCTGAATTAAAGCCCGGGCAGAGCGTTGTTATACTCGGGGGAGGAATCTCCGGGCTCCTGCATCTTCTTGCCGCTAAAGCATTGGGGGCGGGCAGGATAATAGTTACCGATGTCAATGATTTTCGTCTTAAAATGGCAAAGAAAAATGGAGCGGATGCAGTTATATCCGCAAAAGATGATGTTGTTTCAAAAGTAAAACAGGTAAATGATAACAGGCTTGCTGATTTGGTTATTGTTTGTACCGGCGCTTTTTCAGCTTTTGGCCAGGCGCTTAATTTGGCAGACCGAGGGGGAAGCATTTTGTTTTTTGCCCCTACAGATCCGGGAGCAAATCTTCCGATAAACGTAAATGAATTTTGGCGAAATGATATGACTATAAAAACTTCTTATGGTAATAGTCCATACGATGCGGAAGTTACTATAGAGCTTCTTCGTGCAAAAAGAATCCCAGTTAAAGAGCTGATTACTCATCGTCTAAGTCTTAGTGAGACAGCCAAGGGATTTAAGCTTGTTGCCCAAGCGCAAGAATCGATGAAGGTTATAATTGAACCGCAAAAATAAACATGATTAAGCTTAAAGAATTATGAATTAAGCAGTTTCTTTTTAACTTGATCCTACTTTTATAATTTCTGATTTTTTTCCAAAATATAAACTGTAACCGGCTGATAAACCCACTGCGCTTCTTCCGCGAGATTGTTAACACCCAAATCAATTCTTTTTCCTTTTATAGCAGAACCCGTATCACCGGCATAACAGTACCCGTATCCGGGAATAAAAAGCCTTGTTCTTAAAGGGATCACTCTCGGGTCAACCGCGACAATACCTCTTTGCATTTTCAAACCTAAGTAAGTTACCTTGCCATCTTTCCATGCTAAAGGATCTCCGGGACGATAAGCTGTTGCCATCATTTTAATTCTTCTGCATTTTGAAAGGTCATATTTTTTTTCTAAATTACCTTTTTTGTCTAAGACATTTAAGAAATATGACGTTTTTAATATGGAAAGTTCTTTAAGGATTTCTCTTTTATATAGTTTTTGGTTACGATATACAGTTTTTATTGTCTGAATAGTTTTTTTCTGTTCAACTTTCTGTAATTCAACAATTCTTAAATTTTTTTTCAGCCTGACTTTTTTTCTTATTTTTGCGGGCAAAATATTTTCTTTGGTTTCTACCCTTTCCTTAACCCTTGTTATCGTAACAGTCCCGCCCATAGGGGCCGGCGAGTATAAAGGGTGGGAAATTATATCATTTTCATTAATTTGAATATTGTAGTTTTTAAAAATATTTTCAATAGTTAATCCTTCAGAGTTCGCAAAAATTGAAATCCCGTCAAATTTAATATTTGTTATTGATTTGGATTCAAGGCGTTTTTCCAAAAGATAAATAGATAGAAAAAAAATAATGGCAAAAAAAGCAAGGCTAGAAAAGATATGGTGCCTAGCTAGTCTCATATTTGTCCAGGTAGGGCCGAACCCTGAAATTGACTTTTAGCTCTTTTGCTAAATGCCTTATTTTTTCAACATCAAGGCCTGGGAGTTCGACAGCTGTGATAACAACTTCCGGTATGTATTTTTTGCTTTCTTTAATAAACTTTATTACCCCGTCAAAAGCTTTTTCTCCGTATATAGATTTATTGAGTTCATTATACTCTTTTTTATCAGTGCCGTTCAAGCTTATAGAAACAGCATCAACTAAATCCTTTAGTTCCGGCAGTATATTTTTTTTGTAATACAAATTGGCTTGTCCTGACGTGTTTAT is a genomic window of Elusimicrobiota bacterium containing:
- the lsrF gene encoding 3-hydroxy-5-phosphonooxypentane-2,4-dione thiolase; this encodes MDWGMENRLSKLIKSDGRCFFLPIDHGYFQGPTTCLEIPGKTIEPLLPYCDALFVTRGVLRSCVKATKDIPIILRVSGGTSMVGKDLANEGITTSIEEIIRLNVSAVGVSIFVGTDYEKQTLLNLSNLVNECENYGIPVMAVTAVGKETAKMEARYLALSCRIAAELGAKVVKTYWCEKDFEKVVQGCPVPVVMAGGPKCESELQVFEFVYDGLQKGSIGINLGRNVWQNSKPVAMAKALQAIVHRNSTPKEALEIYKAG
- a CDS encoding zinc-dependent dehydrogenase, translated to MRVAMYYNNKDIRIEEMPKPKIGSGEVLVKVIASGICGSDVMEWYRIKKAPLVLGHEISGEIVETGKDVKKYKVGDRVFVSHHIPCNTCRYCLTGHYTACETLHTTNYDPGGFAEFIRVPSLNVDRGIFLLPEEVSFEEGVFIEPLACVIRGQRVSELKPGQSVVILGGGISGLLHLLAAKALGAGRIIVTDVNDFRLKMAKKNGADAVISAKDDVVSKVKQVNDNRLADLVIVCTGAFSAFGQALNLADRGGSILFFAPTDPGANLPINVNEFWRNDMTIKTSYGNSPYDAEVTIELLRAKRIPVKELITHRLSLSETAKGFKLVAQAQESMKVIIEPQK
- a CDS encoding 3D domain-containing protein, whose product is MRLARHHIFSSLAFFAIIFFLSIYLLEKRLESKSITNIKFDGISIFANSEGLTIENIFKNYNIQINENDIISHPLYSPAPMGGTVTITRVKERVETKENILPAKIRKKVRLKKNLRIVELQKVEQKKTIQTIKTVYRNQKLYKREILKELSILKTSYFLNVLDKKGNLEKKYDLSKCRRIKMMATAYRPGDPLAWKDGKVTYLGLKMQRGIVAVDPRVIPLRTRLFIPGYGYCYAGDTGSAIKGKRIDLGVNNLAEEAQWVYQPVTVYILEKNQKL
- a CDS encoding TatD family nuclease-associated radical SAM protein, with translation MTIVYKFYNSLYINLTNRCTNACPYCIKSKWKGKFRGNDLYLKKEPTSEEVIKSIKDPKLFKEIVFCGYGEPLLKLEEVKEISKWIKSQGGKVRINTSGQANLYYKKNILPELKDLVDAVSISLNGTDKKEYNELNKSIYGEKAFDGVIKFIKESKKYIPEVVITAVELPGLDVEKIRHLAKELKVNFRVRPYLDKYETS